A genomic segment from Janibacter sp. DB-40 encodes:
- a CDS encoding cobalamin biosynthesis protein CobG: protein MSTPSPSRDGADRCPGLLAPFVSADGAMVRLRFPGGRIEASTLGEISSLATRFGDPDITLTSRGSVQLRGLPDPLPRELVAAVDALGLVPSGAHDRARNIVADPAGVLDDLVAELDAGLLADPDLAGLPGRFLMAVAEPDGPVLAEPWDVAIVDEGGSARVVVDSKGVVVARADAVGCALDAARRFLARRTDERTWNVRDLPAADRADLLPGGTPFAPAPGGPPAPGVHGDDLVALVPLGVLTPEMAEVLSGLRGSSQSSSHLSRRASVAEVRGRPRPSLETTLRTTPWRSVVVPGGAAHADDLAAAGFATSADSPWTVLTACAGAPSCGRTTTRTRRIAREAAPFVDIDGPPVHVIGCDRSCGHPARPHNISLNPSTAADIVAAQRSPRPEKDR from the coding sequence GTGTCCACCCCTTCGCCCTCCCGGGACGGTGCCGACCGCTGCCCGGGACTGCTGGCGCCCTTCGTCTCCGCGGACGGCGCCATGGTTCGGCTGCGCTTCCCCGGTGGTCGGATCGAGGCGTCGACGCTGGGCGAGATCTCCTCCCTCGCAACGCGATTCGGTGACCCGGACATCACGCTCACCTCCCGCGGGAGCGTCCAGCTGCGCGGCCTGCCGGATCCGCTCCCCCGCGAGCTGGTCGCCGCCGTCGACGCCCTCGGCCTGGTCCCGTCCGGCGCCCACGACAGGGCCCGCAACATCGTCGCCGACCCGGCGGGCGTGCTGGACGACCTCGTCGCCGAACTCGACGCGGGACTCCTCGCCGACCCGGACCTCGCGGGACTGCCCGGGCGGTTCCTGATGGCCGTCGCCGAGCCGGACGGGCCGGTCCTGGCCGAGCCGTGGGACGTCGCGATCGTGGACGAAGGGGGGTCCGCTCGCGTCGTCGTCGACAGCAAAGGCGTCGTGGTCGCCCGCGCCGATGCCGTCGGGTGCGCTCTCGACGCCGCCCGGCGCTTCCTCGCGAGGCGTACCGACGAGCGCACGTGGAACGTGCGGGACCTGCCCGCGGCCGATCGGGCCGACCTGCTGCCGGGGGGCACCCCCTTCGCGCCCGCTCCCGGTGGGCCACCGGCACCGGGAGTCCACGGTGACGACCTCGTCGCCCTCGTGCCGCTGGGGGTGCTCACTCCGGAGATGGCCGAGGTGCTCTCCGGGCTTCGAGGCTCGTCGCAGAGCTCCTCACACCTCAGCCGACGTGCATCGGTGGCTGAGGTGCGAGGCCGCCCGCGGCCGAGCCTCGAAACCACCCTGCGCACCACCCCGTGGCGGTCGGTCGTCGTGCCCGGGGGCGCCGCGCACGCGGACGACCTCGCGGCCGCGGGGTTCGCGACGAGTGCCGACTCCCCCTGGACGGTCCTGACCGCCTGCGCCGGGGCACCCTCGTGCGGCCGCACGACGACGCGGACGCGCCGGATCGCGCGGGAGGCGGCCCCCTTCGTCGACATCGACGGACCACCCGTGCACGTCATCGGGTGCGACCGCTCCTGCGGCCACCCCGCTCGCCCGCACAACATCTCCCTGAACCCGTCGACCGCTGCGGACATCGTTGCCGCACAACGCTCCCCACGACCCGAGAAGGACCGATGA
- a CDS encoding precorrin-8X methylmutase, which yields MTVLIQPPRRYDYVTDGQEIYRRSFATIRNEADLSALPPSLHGAAVRIIHAAGDVAITRDVAAHPGVADAAHAALAAGAPILTDSHMLASGVTRRRLPADNEVVCTLRDGSVPDLAREWETTRAAAAVSLWADRLKGSVVAIGNAPTALFHLLEMLHDGAPRPAAIIGMPVGFVGSAESKAALAGHELPGGPVPWLVVHGRRGGSAMAAAALNALANPDELA from the coding sequence ATGACCGTGCTCATCCAGCCCCCGCGGCGCTACGACTACGTCACCGACGGCCAAGAGATCTACCGCCGCTCCTTCGCGACGATCCGCAACGAGGCCGACCTGTCCGCGCTGCCGCCGAGCCTGCACGGGGCCGCGGTGCGGATCATCCACGCCGCCGGTGACGTCGCGATCACCCGCGACGTCGCCGCCCACCCCGGCGTCGCCGACGCCGCGCACGCGGCGCTGGCCGCCGGGGCGCCGATCCTCACCGACAGCCACATGCTCGCCTCGGGGGTGACCCGACGGCGGCTGCCCGCGGACAACGAGGTGGTCTGCACCCTGCGCGACGGCTCCGTGCCGGACCTGGCCCGAGAGTGGGAGACCACCCGCGCCGCTGCCGCCGTGTCCCTGTGGGCGGACCGGCTCAAGGGGTCGGTCGTGGCCATCGGCAACGCGCCGACCGCCCTGTTCCACCTGCTCGAGATGCTCCACGACGGGGCGCCGCGCCCGGCCGCGATCATCGGGATGCCGGTCGGCTTCGTCGGGTCGGCCGAGTCGAAGGCCGCCCTGGCCGGGCACGAGCTGCCCGGCGGCCCCGTGCCCTGGCTCGTCGTGCACGGCCGACGCGGCGGGTCGGCGATGGCCGCCGCCGCGCTCAACGCCCTCGCGAACCCGGACGAGCTGGCATGA